In the genome of Coraliomargarita algicola, one region contains:
- the tkt gene encoding transketolase, whose product MQTEILSQAATQARGLAIDAIHACSSGHLGLPLGCAEIGAVLYGAGGLRYNPAEPKWLNRDRFVLSGGHGSMFLYSWLHLAGYELSLEEVKNFRQLGSETPGHPEFGDTVGVEATTGPLGQGIGNAVGYALSGKRAAAKFNTAEHTIFDQHVFALHGDGCLQEGVAKEAIAFAGHNKLDNLILIYDSNDVTLDAMADQTQSEDASAYFISQGWDTVTIDGHDLAAVEAAISEAKANDNGKPKVIIAKTTIGKGIPEVEGTSAGHGEGGAKFAAAARIGLGLPEESFYVSDEVRAHFAEVAQAGAAAYKEWEGVFDAWSAANPTLAAELKGEVPADLLSQIPEFDAGTKAATRASGGTIIQAVAKAVPSLISGSADLYGSTKNYIKDGGDFGPTNFNGRNIWFGIREHGMGAICNGIAYDGIFKASGATFLVFADYMRGSIRLASLAKLPVTYIFTHDSVGVGEDGPTHQPVETVSGLRVIPNLDVIRPGDAEETAAAFAAAVQREDGPTALILTRQNIPAQDSISVSDRREGVLKGGYIAKKESGDLKLILMATGSELQHAMGAAEQLGDGVRVVSLPCFERFERQSADYIESVLPTSCTARVAVEAGVSSTWGKYVGFTGKTVCIDRFGMSAPGDTVMAELGMTADNVAAVAKELL is encoded by the coding sequence ATGCAAACAGAGATTCTCTCCCAAGCAGCAACTCAAGCACGCGGACTCGCAATCGACGCAATTCACGCCTGCAGCTCTGGCCACCTAGGCCTCCCTCTCGGCTGTGCCGAAATCGGCGCCGTGCTCTATGGCGCAGGCGGCCTCCGCTACAATCCAGCAGAGCCCAAATGGCTGAATCGTGACCGTTTCGTGCTCTCCGGCGGTCACGGCTCAATGTTCCTTTACTCATGGCTACACCTCGCGGGCTACGAGCTCTCCTTGGAAGAGGTGAAAAACTTCCGCCAACTGGGCTCCGAAACTCCAGGCCACCCTGAGTTTGGTGATACTGTCGGCGTCGAAGCCACCACAGGCCCACTCGGTCAAGGCATCGGCAACGCAGTCGGTTACGCACTCTCCGGTAAACGTGCCGCAGCAAAGTTCAACACCGCAGAGCACACCATTTTCGATCAACACGTGTTCGCCCTCCATGGGGACGGCTGCTTGCAAGAAGGTGTGGCCAAGGAAGCAATCGCATTTGCCGGTCATAACAAATTGGACAATTTGATCCTGATCTACGATTCCAACGACGTCACCCTCGACGCCATGGCCGATCAGACCCAGAGCGAAGATGCCTCTGCTTACTTCATCTCTCAAGGCTGGGACACCGTGACCATCGACGGCCACGACCTCGCCGCAGTTGAAGCCGCCATTTCCGAAGCCAAGGCCAACGACAACGGCAAGCCTAAGGTCATCATCGCCAAGACGACTATCGGCAAGGGCATCCCAGAAGTTGAAGGCACCTCTGCCGGCCACGGTGAAGGCGGCGCCAAGTTTGCAGCCGCCGCCCGCATAGGACTCGGCCTGCCAGAAGAAAGCTTCTACGTATCCGACGAAGTGCGTGCCCACTTTGCTGAAGTCGCCCAAGCAGGCGCCGCCGCCTACAAGGAGTGGGAAGGCGTCTTTGACGCATGGAGCGCCGCCAACCCAACACTCGCTGCGGAGCTCAAGGGCGAAGTGCCGGCCGACCTACTCAGCCAGATTCCAGAATTCGACGCAGGCACCAAAGCCGCGACCCGCGCTTCCGGAGGCACCATCATTCAAGCGGTCGCCAAAGCAGTGCCTAGCCTCATCAGCGGCTCGGCCGACCTCTACGGATCAACCAAGAACTACATCAAAGACGGCGGCGACTTCGGTCCCACCAACTTCAATGGACGCAATATCTGGTTCGGCATTCGTGAACACGGCATGGGCGCCATCTGCAACGGGATCGCATATGACGGCATCTTTAAGGCCAGTGGCGCGACCTTCCTGGTATTTGCCGACTACATGCGCGGCTCGATTCGCCTCGCCTCACTCGCGAAGCTGCCTGTCACTTACATCTTCACGCACGACTCCGTCGGTGTCGGTGAAGACGGCCCCACTCACCAACCGGTAGAAACCGTGAGTGGCCTGCGCGTCATTCCAAATCTCGACGTGATTCGCCCTGGTGATGCGGAAGAGACCGCTGCAGCCTTTGCCGCAGCTGTTCAACGCGAAGACGGCCCCACAGCGCTGATTCTTACACGTCAAAACATCCCAGCCCAAGACAGCATCAGCGTGAGCGATCGCCGCGAAGGTGTGCTCAAGGGTGGCTACATCGCCAAGAAAGAAAGCGGCGACTTGAAACTAATCCTAATGGCAACGGGCTCTGAGCTACAACACGCCATGGGCGCGGCCGAGCAACTCGGCGACGGCGTGCGCGTGGTATCTCTTCCTTGCTTCGAACGCTTCGAACGCCAAAGCGCGGACTACATCGAAAGCGTGCTGCCCACTAGCTGCACCGCACGTGTCGCCGTGGAAGCAGGCGTCTCCAGCACCTGGGGTAAATACGTCGGCTTCACCGGTAAAACTGTCTGCATCGACCGCTTCGGTATGTCCGCTCCGGGCGATACTGTAATGGCCGAACTTGGCATGACTGCCGACAACGTCGCAGCGGTTGCTAAAGAATTACTCTAA
- a CDS encoding glutaredoxin family protein → MSKNKLPILYIKSGCPWCREALSFFNSQGVDLDVRDVNVNAKDMDAMVALSGQTKTPTFEYEDFMVADFDVDEFLAELNEFPEIRQKLGISDDEN, encoded by the coding sequence ATGAGCAAAAACAAACTACCGATTCTCTACATAAAATCCGGTTGCCCCTGGTGCCGTGAAGCCCTTTCTTTTTTCAATTCGCAAGGTGTCGATCTGGACGTGCGTGATGTCAATGTAAACGCCAAGGACATGGACGCCATGGTGGCCCTGAGCGGACAGACCAAGACGCCCACCTTTGAGTATGAGGACTTCATGGTGGCCGACTTCGATGTCGACGAGTTCTTGGCCGAGCTCAACGAATTCCCCGAGATCCGCCAAAAGCTAGGCATTTCGGACGACGAGAATTAG
- a CDS encoding phosphoribosyl-AMP cyclohydrolase codes for MTHEELEEGKVLNLDFAKLRKVANCESDVLPAIAQDSQTGEVLIVGYANELALETALECGMATFWSTSRNELWIKGKTSGDYLKIEEIRVNCEQNSILYKVTPAGKGACHTKNQAGIARSGCYYRRLKEDGSLEFVDEAQV; via the coding sequence ATGACTCATGAAGAATTAGAAGAAGGCAAGGTGCTCAATCTCGATTTCGCAAAGCTGCGTAAGGTGGCCAATTGCGAGTCCGACGTGCTGCCTGCGATCGCTCAAGATTCGCAAACCGGTGAGGTGCTGATTGTCGGCTACGCCAATGAACTGGCGCTGGAAACCGCTCTCGAATGTGGCATGGCGACCTTTTGGAGCACCAGTCGCAACGAGCTCTGGATCAAGGGCAAGACCAGTGGCGATTATTTGAAAATCGAAGAGATCCGCGTCAATTGTGAGCAAAATTCGATTCTCTACAAGGTGACGCCGGCGGGCAAGGGCGCCTGCCACACCAAAAACCAAGCGGGCATTGCTCGCTCAGGGTGCTACTACCGTCGCCTCAAAGAGGACGGCAGTCTGGAATTCGTGGACGAGGCGCAAGTTTAG
- the uvrA gene encoding excinuclease ABC subunit UvrA, whose product MSSTDAVTTPKQLADSISVKGAREHNLKNINVDIPRNQLVVITGVSGSGKSSLAFDTIYAEGYRKYIDSLSTKARMVLEQIPRPDVDYIQGLSPVIALEQRTGGGGNPRSTVATVTEIADFARVLWAVCGTPYCPKDGGIIERRSMDDCLTRIYAEPEGSRLMILAPWMTAKPAILREELPRLQQRGFQRVRLNGEIRRLDEHDLIDSKAASITVEIVVDRIVLKADQRSRLADSLDLAFSEGEDRALILIEDGQQWRELPLSNRLACVNCGDVYEPVSPRHFSWNHAEGACSECGGLGETLQFQPELIVPDSSISVKKGAIKPWRLGSKQMIIRHNAILKQLAEQLPFDPNLAWDELDADVRAQILHGAGERLFSFKLKGGNTKPELMPFEGVLTDLENIRRHTTSDGLRARLMAYQTSSRCEACSGRRLRPSSLSVLIEGRSITDLLAMSLQEAQGFVDALQSNPAYATVGDAVRGLGSRLSFLNEVGLSYLTLNRTYTSLSGGEAQRVRLATQLGMSLVGVVYLLDEPSIGLHPLDNRRLIQTLIGLRERGNSVVVVEHDGETMLAADHLIELGPGAGVEGGELIYQGSPTDAFNNTYSRSGMFLSGEARVEKNARTLRPKSDWLSVEGAYENNLKQVDAKFPVGLLSVVCGMSGSGKSTLVNDILAKAAAFKLNRAKTIPGKHKKITGLDHFLSVIQVDQSPIGRSPRSNPATFTKLFDQLRDLFVKCSIAKIRGYKRNRFSFNVSGGRCERCKGDGVIKLDMQFMADVYSECPSCKGRRYNRETLDVRFKGYNIADVLEMSVDEALQVFGKQPRIAEKLHTLADVGLGYIKLGQPATTLSGGEAQRIKLSLELSKRQQGQTLYILDEPTTGLHWLDVQRLMDLVFKLRDAGNTILIIEHDLDVIRMADWIIELGPEGGEAGGEIVFQGEPSAFYEGSTSPTQQMLKDMIS is encoded by the coding sequence ATGAGTTCCACCGATGCAGTGACCACTCCAAAGCAATTAGCCGATTCGATTTCTGTTAAAGGTGCGCGCGAGCATAATCTAAAAAACATCAACGTGGACATTCCGCGCAATCAGTTGGTGGTCATCACGGGCGTCAGTGGTTCGGGTAAATCCTCACTGGCCTTCGATACCATCTATGCGGAGGGCTATCGTAAATACATCGACAGCCTCTCGACTAAGGCGCGTATGGTCCTGGAGCAAATTCCGCGTCCGGATGTGGACTACATTCAAGGTCTCTCGCCCGTCATCGCGCTGGAGCAGCGCACCGGGGGCGGGGGCAATCCGCGCAGCACCGTGGCAACGGTTACCGAAATCGCCGATTTCGCCCGTGTGCTGTGGGCGGTCTGCGGCACACCTTATTGCCCGAAGGATGGCGGCATTATTGAGCGGCGCTCGATGGACGATTGCCTGACGCGCATTTATGCGGAGCCGGAGGGGAGTCGCTTGATGATTCTCGCTCCGTGGATGACGGCCAAGCCTGCGATCTTGCGCGAAGAATTGCCGCGCTTGCAGCAGCGAGGCTTCCAGCGAGTGCGCCTTAACGGCGAGATCCGCCGTCTGGATGAGCATGATCTGATCGATTCCAAGGCTGCGTCGATTACGGTCGAGATCGTGGTCGATCGTATTGTGCTCAAGGCCGACCAACGCAGTCGGCTGGCGGACTCCTTGGACTTGGCCTTCAGTGAGGGGGAGGACCGTGCGCTGATTTTAATTGAGGACGGACAGCAATGGCGTGAACTCCCCTTGAGTAACCGTCTGGCTTGCGTGAATTGCGGCGATGTGTATGAGCCTGTCTCACCGCGTCATTTTTCCTGGAATCATGCCGAGGGCGCCTGTTCTGAGTGCGGCGGGCTGGGGGAGACCTTGCAATTTCAGCCCGAACTGATTGTGCCAGATTCGAGTATTTCTGTGAAAAAGGGGGCGATTAAGCCATGGCGGCTCGGGTCCAAGCAGATGATCATTCGGCACAACGCGATTCTCAAGCAGTTGGCCGAGCAATTGCCATTTGATCCCAACTTGGCCTGGGATGAACTCGATGCCGATGTGCGCGCGCAAATCCTACATGGCGCGGGCGAGCGACTGTTCAGTTTTAAGCTCAAGGGCGGCAATACTAAGCCTGAGTTGATGCCATTTGAGGGCGTGTTGACGGATCTGGAAAATATTCGTCGCCACACCACTAGCGACGGCCTGCGCGCCCGCCTGATGGCTTATCAAACCAGCAGTCGCTGCGAGGCCTGCTCCGGTCGCCGGCTGCGTCCGTCGAGCTTGAGTGTCTTGATCGAGGGGCGCTCCATTACCGATTTGCTGGCCATGTCGCTGCAAGAAGCGCAAGGCTTCGTGGATGCGCTGCAAAGCAATCCGGCCTATGCGACTGTGGGCGACGCCGTGCGCGGTCTCGGTTCGCGACTCTCCTTTTTGAATGAAGTCGGGCTCAGTTACCTCACGCTCAATCGCACATACACCAGCTTAAGTGGGGGCGAAGCGCAGCGCGTGCGCTTGGCGACTCAGCTGGGCATGTCGCTGGTCGGCGTGGTCTATCTCTTAGATGAACCGAGCATTGGACTGCATCCATTGGACAACCGTCGATTGATTCAAACGCTCATCGGTTTACGTGAGCGCGGCAACTCCGTCGTCGTAGTGGAACACGATGGTGAAACCATGTTGGCGGCCGATCATCTGATCGAGCTCGGTCCGGGCGCGGGCGTTGAGGGGGGCGAGTTGATTTATCAGGGCAGCCCCACAGATGCGTTTAATAATACATACAGTCGCTCTGGCATGTTCCTCAGCGGGGAGGCGCGTGTTGAAAAGAATGCGCGCACGCTGCGTCCTAAGTCCGACTGGTTGAGCGTCGAGGGGGCGTATGAAAACAACCTCAAGCAGGTCGATGCGAAGTTTCCTGTTGGCCTGCTGAGCGTGGTTTGTGGGATGTCCGGCTCCGGGAAGAGCACCTTGGTCAACGACATCCTGGCCAAGGCTGCGGCTTTTAAACTGAACCGGGCCAAGACGATTCCCGGCAAGCATAAGAAGATCACAGGGCTGGATCATTTCCTCTCTGTCATTCAAGTCGATCAATCGCCGATCGGTCGCAGCCCGCGCTCCAACCCGGCGACTTTTACCAAGCTCTTCGATCAGTTGCGGGACCTTTTCGTTAAATGCTCGATCGCTAAGATACGCGGATACAAGCGCAACCGTTTTTCCTTCAATGTGAGTGGTGGGCGTTGCGAACGTTGCAAAGGCGACGGCGTGATTAAGCTCGATATGCAGTTTATGGCCGACGTGTATAGCGAGTGCCCCAGTTGCAAGGGGCGTCGCTATAATCGGGAAACGCTGGATGTGCGCTTTAAAGGCTATAATATCGCCGATGTTTTGGAGATGAGTGTGGACGAAGCCTTGCAAGTCTTTGGGAAGCAGCCACGCATTGCCGAGAAATTGCACACTTTGGCCGATGTCGGGCTCGGTTACATCAAGCTGGGCCAGCCCGCCACCACGCTCTCTGGTGGTGAAGCGCAGCGGATTAAACTGTCCTTAGAATTGAGCAAGCGCCAGCAGGGCCAGACGCTCTACATCCTCGATGAGCCGACGACCGGTCTACATTGGCTGGATGTGCAGCGCCTCATGGACCTGGTCTTCAAGCTACGTGATGCGGGTAACACCATCCTGATCATCGAGCACGACCTGGATGTGATTCGCATGGCCGATTGGATCATCGAGCTCGGTCCCGAGGGAGGAGAGGCCGGCGGCGAAATCGTCTTTCAGGGGGAGCCATCTGCGTTCTACGAGGGGAGTACCAGCCCTACGCAGCAGATGCTCAAGGATATGATTTCTTAA
- a CDS encoding multiheme c-type cytochrome yields MLQFNRQPLTSLLITSLALILTSCGDSADQGDTAKSSSPAQKQPGQVFPYSHNPQRLAKFGPDTCVKCHEKEVTEWKSSHHAKANRPVSVKKDAAAFTPTRRIQESGVTYEMVQVDEAFKLRVLSDDAPTLEYDLVGVIGETPLRQYLALLPGNRFQTISATYDVLNDRWVDVFAGEDRLPGEWGHWAGQGMNWNANCAYCHTTEYDKAFDFEGNLYQSTWIQQGIACAECHIGLEEHLVASQAGDYTSGLSRLDPLQTKENCLTCHSRRDQLTADEFALGDRFDDHFSVSLPDQPGLYYADGQILDEDYVHASFEMSRMAHAGVTCMDCHNPHTLEHILPAENNMLCMRCHETGMLEAPIIEPVKHSFHAEGSTGNQCIECHMSETVYMQVDWRADHGFHSPDPLMTKELGIPNACSKCHTDETVDWAVEHAEAWYGEKLESSRQRQRARAISKAYNYDPAALPALLELAKDEDIAAWQATYTGLIANYLPNAAAEAHLRSELDNESPLVRVRATSGLAMIESGSEALIDQLKDKSRSVRIAASRGLATRNEEITDPVAAKEWAEYLEFNSDRPQSLLIKANTAARESRPEDTLNYVQRATELDALNPEMYHQGAILLSSAGLNKEARKQLFKGWEYAPHDPRFPYSLGLLAAESNDLESAVGYLEETVAMQPDFYRAWYNLSLAYTRLNRPEDAARAMQQARGE; encoded by the coding sequence ATGCTACAGTTCAACCGACAGCCCCTCACTTCCTTACTGATTACCTCACTCGCGTTAATACTAACTTCATGTGGTGACAGCGCAGATCAAGGCGACACTGCGAAGTCGTCCTCCCCCGCTCAAAAGCAGCCGGGCCAGGTTTTTCCTTACTCTCACAATCCGCAACGCTTAGCAAAGTTCGGTCCCGACACCTGCGTAAAATGCCACGAAAAAGAAGTCACTGAGTGGAAGAGCAGTCACCACGCCAAGGCCAACCGCCCCGTATCTGTAAAAAAAGACGCCGCAGCCTTCACTCCGACCCGCCGTATTCAAGAATCCGGCGTAACCTACGAAATGGTGCAAGTGGACGAGGCCTTTAAACTGCGCGTGCTTTCGGACGATGCCCCCACCCTTGAATACGATCTGGTCGGCGTGATCGGCGAAACCCCGCTACGTCAATACCTCGCTCTACTCCCAGGCAATCGCTTTCAAACCATCAGCGCCACTTACGATGTGCTGAACGATCGCTGGGTCGATGTATTTGCCGGAGAAGACCGCCTACCGGGTGAATGGGGCCACTGGGCCGGCCAAGGCATGAACTGGAATGCCAACTGCGCCTACTGCCACACCACGGAATATGACAAAGCTTTCGACTTTGAGGGCAACCTCTACCAATCGACTTGGATTCAGCAAGGCATCGCCTGCGCCGAATGTCATATCGGCCTCGAAGAGCACCTGGTCGCCTCCCAAGCAGGTGACTATACCAGTGGCCTAAGTCGTCTCGATCCGCTGCAAACCAAAGAAAATTGCCTAACCTGCCACTCGCGCCGCGATCAACTCACCGCCGACGAGTTTGCGCTGGGCGACCGCTTTGACGACCACTTTTCCGTCTCTCTACCCGACCAACCCGGCCTCTACTACGCCGACGGCCAAATCCTGGACGAAGATTATGTCCATGCCTCCTTTGAAATGAGCCGCATGGCCCACGCAGGCGTCACCTGCATGGATTGCCACAACCCGCACACGCTGGAACACATCCTACCGGCCGAAAACAATATGCTCTGTATGCGCTGTCACGAAACGGGCATGCTGGAAGCGCCCATTATCGAACCCGTCAAGCACAGTTTCCACGCCGAAGGCAGCACCGGCAACCAATGCATCGAATGCCACATGTCAGAGACGGTTTATATGCAAGTCGACTGGCGCGCCGACCATGGCTTCCACTCCCCGGACCCATTAATGACCAAAGAACTGGGCATCCCCAATGCCTGCAGTAAGTGCCACACGGACGAAACAGTCGACTGGGCGGTGGAACACGCCGAAGCTTGGTATGGGGAAAAATTGGAATCGAGCCGTCAACGTCAACGCGCCCGCGCGATCAGCAAGGCCTATAATTACGATCCCGCCGCCCTGCCCGCGCTCCTGGAACTGGCCAAGGACGAAGACATCGCCGCATGGCAAGCCACCTACACCGGCCTAATTGCCAACTATCTCCCCAACGCTGCCGCCGAAGCGCACCTTCGCAGTGAGCTCGACAACGAGAGCCCGCTCGTGCGCGTGCGGGCCACCAGCGGCCTCGCCATGATCGAATCCGGCAGCGAGGCGCTCATTGATCAGCTAAAGGACAAAAGCCGCTCCGTCCGCATCGCTGCCAGCCGTGGCCTAGCCACCCGTAACGAAGAAATCACTGATCCCGTCGCCGCGAAAGAATGGGCGGAATACTTAGAGTTCAATTCGGATCGACCACAAAGTTTATTGATCAAGGCCAACACCGCCGCGCGCGAGTCACGCCCGGAAGATACCTTAAACTACGTGCAACGCGCCACCGAGCTCGATGCGCTCAACCCCGAAATGTATCACCAAGGCGCCATCCTGCTCAGCAGTGCAGGTCTCAATAAGGAAGCACGCAAACAACTCTTCAAGGGCTGGGAATATGCCCCGCATGACCCACGCTTCCCCTATTCGCTTGGACTACTAGCCGCCGAATCCAACGATCTAGAATCCGCTGTCGGCTACTTAGAAGAGACCGTTGCCATGCAGCCCGACTTCTACCGTGCTTGGTATAACCTCTCGCTCGCCTACACTCGACTCAACCGCCCAGAGGACGCCGCCCGCGCCATGCAACAAGCACGCGGCGAATAG